One Kallotenue papyrolyticum genomic window carries:
- a CDS encoding HEAT repeat domain-containing protein — MLEQFNDEHVDPHLIAAFRHGAPGVRMWAAFMLGRSRNKQAIPDLIKCLYGDEEYVRVNSIIALGMIEDPTTKKYIQKFRDDPSAIFDMLLKWR; from the coding sequence TTGTTAGAGCAATTCAATGATGAACACGTTGATCCGCATCTTATTGCTGCATTTCGACATGGAGCGCCGGGAGTTCGAATGTGGGCAGCTTTTATGTTAGGGCGTAGCCGTAACAAACAAGCTATCCCTGACCTGATCAAGTGCTTATATGGCGACGAGGAATATGTCCGGGTCAACTCGATTATTGCTTTAGGGATGATAGAAGATCCGACTACTAAAAAGTACATACAGAAGTTTCGTGACGATCCATCTGCGATATTCGACATGCTGTTGAAGTGGCGCTAG